Proteins encoded within one genomic window of Rhododendron vialii isolate Sample 1 chromosome 1a, ASM3025357v1:
- the LOC131305841 gene encoding uncharacterized protein LOC131305841 translates to MEEFKSFLKSGSILFFESFAGHMLTAGSDMRTRCVLAELFLSGELLTLIEDFLINRRMLVYSDVSSYSLTLRGSIVDTFLHQKEVQLSYETALTHQLLAGSILLAALCAAIDCFGFLCRRCIGAFHMD, encoded by the exons ATGGAGGAATTCAAATCTTTTCTGAAGAGTGGTTCTATCCTCTTTTTTGAATCCTTTGCTGGACACATGCTCACAG CGGGGTCTGATATGCGGACAAGATGTGTACTTGCAGAATTATTTCTCTCTGGGGAGCTACTTACACTCATTGAGGATTTCCTTATAAACAGAAGAATGCTGGTGTATAGTGATGTTTCTTCTTATTCATTAACCCTTCGTGGTTCAATAGTTGACACCTTTCTGCACCAAAAAGAAGTGCAGCTGTCATATGAAACGGCTCTAACGCATCAACTACTGGCAGGGAGCATTTTATTAGCAGCATTATGTGCAGCGATTGACTGTTTTGGGTTCTTATGTAGGAGATGTATTGGTGCCTTTCACATGGATTGA